The Euphorbia lathyris chromosome 3, ddEupLath1.1, whole genome shotgun sequence genome contains a region encoding:
- the LOC136221895 gene encoding protein NRT1/ PTR FAMILY 2.6-like, which translates to MDLELEMGGSNTKRKGNWITFPFVLGTMACLTLASAGWIANLIVYLIEEFNIKSIDAAQVANMVNAGINFFPLIGAIIADSFLGSFSVVAISCCISFLGTLLITLTSVLDALRPKPCQTGSSICQSPSTFQYALLYGDLILGCIGFGVSRFVLSTMGANQFDKQKDQATFFNWFFFELYFFAVIAFTGIVYVQDNVGWGVGFGICFVATFIGLVVFLAGNKFYIHDNPKGSPFTGLAQVVVASIRKIKMPTKVQNLYYQNHDTPYQHLPPQLTDTLRFFNKAAIETEGDIKPDGSIAKPWRLCTVQQVEDFKAFIKIFPIWSSSILVAVEVALVQGSLTVLQALSMDRRLGHFKIPAGSITVVALLSSSLSLTLIDRFFPFLWRKVMRKSPTPLFQLGIGHVITALAMAVAAVVERRRLGMNNDKQEMLAVWLFPQLILLGIGEAFYFPGQVALYYQEFPASLHSTATAISSLIVGIAFYLSTAVIDIIRAKTDWLADNIDEGRLDNVYWVLVVIGTINFGYFFCCAKFFKYKHNDEKTVPGNFTGSAH; encoded by the exons atGGATCTAGAACTAGAAATGGGAGGCTCTAACACGAAGAGAAAAGGCAACTGGATAACCTTCCCTTTCGTCCTCG GAACCATGGCGTGCTTGACACTAGCCAGTGCAGGATGGATAGCTAACTTGATTGTATATCTAATTGAAGAATTCAATATAAAAAGCATTGATGCTGCCCAAGTTGCCAATATGGTTAATGCTGGAATCAACTTTTTCCCTCTAATTGGAGCCATTATTGCTGATTCTTTCTTAGGCTCTTTCTCTGTTGTCGCCATTTCTTGTTGTATCTCTTTTCTG GGGACACTGCTTATAACCTTAACTTCAGTACTTGATGCATTGAGGCCTAAACCATGCCAAACAGGATCAAGTATTTGCCAAAGTCCATCAACATTTCAGTATGCATTATTATATGGAGACTTAATCCTGGGTTGTATTGGATTTGGAGTATCTAGATTTGTATTATCAACAATGGGAGCAAACCAATTTGATAAACAAAAAGATCAAGCTACTTTTTTCAACTGGTTTTTCTTCGAATTGTACTTTTTTGCTGTCATAGCTTTCACAGGCATAGTGTATGTACAAGATAACGTCGGTTGGGGTGTTGGGTTTGGGATATGTTTTGTAGCTACTTTTATTGGTCTAGTAGTTTTCTTAGCTGGTAACAAATTTTACATCCATGATAACCCAAAAGGAAGCCCTTTCACCGGCTTAGCTCAAGTAGTAGTTGCTTCTATTCGGAAAATAAAGATGCCTACCAAAGTTCAGAACTTGTACTATCAGAATCATGATACCCCATACCAACATTTGCCTCCCCAATTAACCGACACTTTGAGGTTCTTCAACAAAGCAGCTATAGAAACAGAAGGAGACATAAAACCAGATGGATCAATTGCAAAACCATGGAGACTATGCACAGTACAACAAGTAGAAGATTTCAAagcatttataaaaatattccCAATATGGTCAAGCAGTATACTAGTAGCCGTTGAAGTAGCACTAGTCCAAGGCAGTTTAACCGTTCTTCAAGCTCTATCCATGGACCGTCGATTAGGCCATTTCAAAATCCCTGCAGGCTCTATTACAGTGGTAGCACTTCTTAGTTCATCCCTTTCTCTAACCTTAATCGACCGTTTTTTCCCCTTTTTGTGGCGAAAAGTGATGCGAAAATCGCCAACACCTCTCTTTCAACTTGGGATTGGACATGTGATAACAGCATTGGCCATGGCTGTAGCAGCTGTGGTGGAGAGAAGAAGGCTTGGAATGAACAATGATAAGCAGGAAATGTTAGCAGTTTGGCTATTTCCGCAGTTGATATTGCTTGGAATTGGGGAAGCATTTTATTTTCCAGGACAAGTTGCTTTGTATTACCAAGAATTTCCAGCCTCTTTGCATAGTACAGCAACTGCTATTAGTTCTTTGATTGTTGGGATTGCTTTCTATTTAAGTACAGCGGTCATCGATATCATTCGAGCGAAAACCGATTGGTTAGCGGATAATATTGATGAAGGAAGATTGGATAATGTGTATTGGGTATTAGTAGTGATTGGGACAATCAACTTCGGTTACTTTTTTTGCTGTGCTAAGTTCTTTAAGTACAAGCACAATGATGAAAAGACTGTGCCTGGAAATTTTACTGGTTCAGCTCACTGA